The proteins below are encoded in one region of Syntrophotalea carbinolica DSM 2380:
- a CDS encoding chemotaxis protein CheX has product MEFKKIIEQVVAEIFSSMVFLDIKSLDGVDPEPMQGSMLSGMIGLAGDLQGTLLIHLPDQAAIAITNAFLGMELSAVDDDVKDAVGELANMVAGGIKYLMPENTRDIALAIPSVVRGKGYSCEATGRFERAGVVFELAAGRFIVEVQVKDSGSLFGR; this is encoded by the coding sequence ATGGAATTTAAGAAAATTATTGAGCAGGTTGTTGCTGAGATCTTTTCGAGTATGGTGTTCCTCGATATTAAAAGCCTCGACGGAGTCGATCCGGAGCCCATGCAAGGCTCCATGCTATCGGGAATGATAGGGCTGGCCGGCGATCTCCAGGGAACGTTGTTGATTCATTTGCCCGACCAGGCCGCAATTGCTATCACCAATGCCTTTCTGGGAATGGAATTGTCCGCGGTGGACGATGATGTTAAAGATGCTGTGGGTGAACTGGCGAATATGGTCGCCGGCGGAATAAAATATCTGATGCCGGAAAATACCCGGGATATCGCTTTGGCGATACCGTCGGTGGTGCGCGGGAAGGGATACAGTTGCGAGGCCACAGGACGTTTTGAACGTGCCGGTGTGGTGTTTGAATTGGCCGCAGGGCGCTTTATCGTTGAGGTACAGGTCAAAGACTCCGGCAGCTTGTTCGGTCGTTGA
- a CDS encoding sensor domain-containing diguanylate cyclase: MNKRNAFSVRWYHSLLFRTPLLFLLLLAVLVLSLTIIMDTVGRPRLEEQSFRMANQVGNTMVAQLGERLAVAETLARALATTGATLPLKTEDHLQIIPRLIDELGPSSYIIGGGVWYDPFAFDPHRERASFFWGRNASGVLEFVADYNDPKGPGYHHEEWYVPGRFLKPGSIFWSKSYVDPHTFVPMVTCTAPIYRHDRFVGVVTVDLKLAGLEAFFDAQAKKMGGYAFAVDRNGKFLSFPDVALTRISNQNRFGRKDIEYILARDLADKRPLFAPLADALDSISNDLLQKAKQSARYDRQVAEVIARDTSEISAAEADLIAAVLQNTTLHSNEGQILLKHFTTPGDLLLQEPCSVAIFHVPNTYWNIVTVTPVSHAMSAATAIYHAVLAALIVCVSAAVIGAFLTLNNMMMRPLARITHQLKNAVDINAEEMLCLDDSFRNEFGTFAYWFNVRTRKLADALEQLRIIRGELEQRVAERTETLAHTNTKLELEVQQRRRAQQFLRRLAMLDPLTDMANRRSFDASLPSFWQRAKQKKKPLAMLLVDMDKFKQFNNAYGYQAGDQCLKKIANTMAECTQGDEVRIARFGGEQFAVILPDSDAEVAQAVAEKIRRQVEALQIPHSGEGISGVVTVSVGVASLLPTKDTHYEHLIAKTNQALYQAKSNGRNQVAVDSHMPG, encoded by the coding sequence ATGAACAAAAGGAATGCCTTTTCCGTGCGTTGGTATCACAGTCTGCTGTTTCGAACGCCCCTTCTGTTCCTTTTGCTCCTTGCGGTACTGGTGCTCAGCCTTACCATCATCATGGACACCGTTGGCCGCCCTCGCCTGGAAGAACAATCCTTTCGCATGGCGAACCAGGTGGGCAATACCATGGTGGCGCAACTGGGCGAGCGACTGGCCGTCGCCGAAACCCTGGCCCGCGCGCTGGCAACCACCGGTGCAACCCTGCCCCTCAAAACGGAAGACCACCTGCAAATCATCCCTCGCCTGATCGATGAACTCGGACCGTCTTCCTACATTATCGGCGGTGGGGTATGGTACGACCCCTTTGCTTTCGATCCCCATCGCGAGCGGGCCAGTTTTTTCTGGGGTCGCAATGCCTCGGGAGTTCTCGAATTCGTAGCGGACTACAACGATCCGAAAGGCCCCGGATACCACCACGAGGAATGGTATGTACCCGGACGTTTCTTGAAACCCGGATCGATATTCTGGTCCAAGTCCTATGTGGACCCGCACACCTTCGTCCCCATGGTTACCTGCACCGCCCCCATCTACAGGCACGACCGGTTCGTCGGCGTGGTCACCGTCGACCTCAAACTCGCCGGTCTGGAAGCTTTTTTCGATGCTCAGGCAAAAAAAATGGGGGGATACGCCTTTGCTGTGGACCGCAACGGAAAATTTCTGTCGTTTCCGGATGTCGCCCTCACCCGCATCAGCAACCAGAACAGATTCGGCCGCAAAGATATCGAGTATATTCTGGCCCGCGACCTGGCCGACAAACGGCCTCTCTTTGCGCCCCTGGCCGACGCCCTGGACAGCATCAGCAACGATCTTCTGCAAAAAGCCAAACAGTCCGCTCGCTATGACCGGCAGGTCGCCGAAGTCATCGCCCGGGACACGTCCGAGATATCTGCCGCGGAGGCGGACCTCATTGCGGCGGTACTGCAGAACACAACCCTCCATAGCAACGAGGGGCAGATACTGCTCAAGCATTTCACAACGCCCGGGGACCTGCTGCTCCAGGAACCCTGCAGCGTTGCCATTTTCCATGTCCCCAACACCTACTGGAACATCGTCACCGTGACACCGGTCAGCCATGCCATGTCCGCCGCCACGGCTATTTATCATGCCGTGCTGGCAGCCCTGATTGTCTGTGTCTCGGCAGCGGTTATCGGTGCTTTTCTGACACTGAACAACATGATGATGCGCCCTTTGGCCCGCATCACCCATCAATTGAAAAATGCCGTCGATATCAATGCCGAGGAAATGCTCTGCCTGGATGACAGCTTTCGCAACGAATTCGGCACCTTCGCTTACTGGTTCAATGTTCGAACCCGCAAACTGGCCGATGCCCTGGAGCAGCTGCGCATCATTCGTGGGGAATTGGAACAACGGGTGGCTGAACGCACGGAAACATTGGCGCACACCAACACCAAGCTGGAACTGGAAGTACAGCAACGCCGACGGGCCCAGCAATTCCTGCGAAGACTGGCCATGCTTGATCCCTTGACCGACATGGCCAATCGCCGCAGCTTCGATGCCTCGCTGCCGTCTTTCTGGCAGCGTGCCAAACAGAAAAAAAAGCCATTGGCAATGCTCCTGGTCGACATGGACAAGTTCAAACAGTTCAACAACGCTTACGGCTACCAGGCCGGCGATCAGTGCCTCAAAAAAATCGCCAATACGATGGCGGAGTGTACCCAGGGCGACGAGGTGCGTATCGCCCGTTTCGGCGGCGAACAGTTTGCCGTCATATTGCCCGACAGCGACGCCGAAGTGGCGCAGGCCGTTGCGGAAAAGATCCGCAGGCAGGTCGAAGCGCTGCAGATCCCTCACAGCGGCGAAGGTATCAGCGGTGTCGTTACCGTCAGTGTCGGCGTAGCCAGCTTGCTTCCCACCAAAGACACCCACTACGAGCACCTGATTGCCAAAACCAACCAGGCTCTGTATCAAGCCAAAAGCAATGGTCGCAACCAGGTAGCCGTCGACAGCCACATGCCCGGTTGA
- a CDS encoding DEAD/DEAH box helicase — protein sequence MEFNSFNFHPQVAKGIVAAGYVTPTPIQAQAIPSVIDGRDVMGLAQTGTGKTAAFALPILQRLIDGPRGRLRALVVAPTRELAEQIHQAIGELGRHTGLRSMTVYGGVNIRPQIAGLKRGVDIVVACPGRLIDHIGQKTIDLSNIEVLVLDEADQMFDMGFFPAVRQILRHVPAQRQTLLFSATMPAAIRRLSGEVLTSPMTVQVGNTTPAETVSHALYPVAQHQKTAMLLELLSAVDSRSVLVFTRTKHRAKRLGLQLGKAGYQATSLQGNLSQARRQEALTGFRDGKYEILVATDIAARGIDVSQVSHVINYDIPDTAEAYVHRIGRTGRASRKGEAFTLVTGEDNAMVRAIEKVLDASLERRTIEGFDYNTPAPPRTDRAGRGNASRRSPRTTRSSKPAAGRGGGQRRRQPAGAANARSSSAKGRTTER from the coding sequence ATGGAATTCAACAGTTTCAATTTTCACCCGCAGGTCGCCAAAGGTATTGTCGCCGCGGGTTATGTTACACCTACACCGATACAGGCACAGGCCATCCCCTCGGTTATTGACGGGCGCGACGTCATGGGCCTGGCCCAGACCGGCACCGGCAAGACGGCAGCTTTTGCTTTGCCGATTCTGCAACGTCTGATCGACGGCCCCAGGGGGCGCTTGCGGGCCTTGGTGGTGGCGCCGACGCGCGAACTGGCCGAACAGATTCACCAGGCTATCGGCGAACTGGGACGGCATACCGGATTACGCAGCATGACGGTTTATGGCGGCGTGAATATCCGGCCGCAAATTGCCGGCCTGAAGCGGGGCGTTGATATTGTCGTGGCCTGCCCGGGCCGTTTGATCGACCATATCGGCCAGAAAACCATCGATCTCTCAAACATCGAGGTTCTGGTACTGGACGAAGCCGATCAAATGTTTGATATGGGATTCTTCCCGGCGGTGCGGCAGATTCTGCGACATGTACCCGCGCAGCGTCAGACGCTGCTGTTTTCCGCCACCATGCCCGCTGCAATCCGCCGTTTATCCGGCGAAGTTCTGACCAGCCCGATGACGGTTCAGGTCGGGAACACGACGCCGGCTGAAACCGTAAGCCATGCGCTGTATCCGGTAGCTCAACATCAAAAGACGGCCATGTTGCTGGAGTTGCTTTCGGCGGTCGATAGCCGCTCGGTGCTGGTTTTTACCCGTACCAAGCATCGGGCCAAACGGCTGGGACTGCAACTCGGGAAGGCCGGTTACCAGGCCACGTCGTTGCAGGGGAATCTGTCCCAGGCCCGCCGTCAGGAAGCCTTGACGGGATTCAGGGATGGCAAGTACGAAATATTGGTGGCGACGGATATTGCGGCCCGCGGTATCGATGTGTCCCAGGTTTCCCATGTGATCAACTACGACATACCGGATACGGCCGAGGCCTATGTGCATCGCATCGGTCGTACCGGCAGGGCTTCGCGCAAGGGGGAAGCGTTCACCTTGGTCACCGGAGAGGATAACGCCATGGTCAGGGCTATCGAAAAGGTGCTCGATGCTTCTCTGGAGCGACGCACCATCGAAGGCTTTGATTACAACACCCCCGCTCCCCCGCGAACCGACAGAGCTGGCCGGGGGAATGCTTCCAGGCGTTCACCGCGCACCACCCGTTCGTCGAAACCTGCGGCCGGCCGTGGCGGCGGTCAAAGGCGTCGCCAGCCTGCCGGTGCAGCCAATGCTCGGAGTTCCTCTGCAAAAGGGCGGACTACGGAAAGGTAA
- a CDS encoding membrane protein, which translates to MFRKKDAILLLTSYGTMALGIFLPQLAQPLRHAPVTFVMVLLLLSFLAIDMRGLLTHALKAPLATAGLLAVKAVLLPLLVYLLFHLVWPTYELAGMLVAGASTAVLAPFFANLFGADIVLTAAVVILSSLLLPFSLPPLVGILAGKSMDVGIAPMVRMLALMIFVPAILGRGCAKWMPRTTQWLLGNSYPLSLLAVGITNLGVFSRYSGFFLENPQRALEAMAAGGVMVACLMVLAVWYGRRLPLGLRSTSLVCLLFPNYILILAFSCQFFGPVEATFAATYSVPFFLQLLFIRKLGGLA; encoded by the coding sequence ATGTTTCGTAAAAAAGATGCGATTTTATTATTGACCAGTTACGGCACCATGGCGCTGGGGATATTTCTTCCGCAACTGGCGCAACCGCTGCGTCATGCGCCGGTCACCTTTGTCATGGTTTTGCTGCTGCTATCGTTTCTCGCCATCGATATGCGGGGGTTGTTGACGCACGCCCTGAAAGCGCCGCTGGCTACGGCGGGTCTGCTGGCGGTCAAGGCCGTTTTGCTGCCGCTGCTGGTGTATTTGCTGTTTCATCTGGTCTGGCCCACCTATGAACTGGCGGGGATGCTTGTGGCCGGCGCTTCGACCGCCGTGTTGGCCCCGTTTTTCGCCAATCTGTTCGGTGCAGATATCGTCTTGACAGCAGCCGTGGTGATTCTGTCTTCGCTGCTGCTGCCTTTTTCCCTGCCTCCCCTGGTGGGGATTCTGGCCGGCAAGAGCATGGATGTCGGCATCGCGCCTATGGTGCGAATGTTGGCGCTGATGATTTTCGTGCCGGCGATTCTGGGCAGAGGGTGTGCCAAATGGATGCCGCGAACAACGCAATGGCTGTTGGGTAACAGTTATCCCTTGTCTTTGCTGGCGGTGGGGATAACCAATCTGGGTGTTTTCTCGCGCTACTCGGGGTTTTTCCTGGAAAACCCCCAACGGGCGTTGGAGGCCATGGCTGCCGGCGGTGTCATGGTCGCTTGTCTGATGGTGCTGGCGGTTTGGTATGGTCGCCGTCTGCCGCTCGGGCTTCGTTCCACCTCGTTGGTATGTCTGCTGTTTCCGAACTATATCCTGATACTTGCTTTCAGCTGTCAATTTTTCGGCCCGGTTGAAGCGACTTTTGCCGCGACCTATAGTGTGCCGTTTTTCCTTCAACTGCTGTTTATTCGGAAGCTTGGCGGGCTTGCATAA
- a CDS encoding peptidylprolyl isomerase — translation MSVSNPLIQMETNFGEIILELDVAKAPVSVENFLSYARSGHYDGTIFHRVIKGFMIQGGGLTPEMEEKPTGPPIANEARNKLKNTTGSIAMARTEEIDSARAQFFINTENNRDLNHGGLNPQVYGYAVFGQVVDGMDVVYEIERVATGASAGFENVPLEPVVISKVTVID, via the coding sequence ATGAGCGTCTCAAACCCCTTGATTCAGATGGAAACGAATTTCGGCGAAATCATCCTGGAGCTGGATGTGGCCAAAGCCCCGGTCAGCGTCGAAAACTTCCTCAGCTACGCCCGGTCCGGTCATTACGACGGAACCATTTTCCACCGGGTCATCAAAGGTTTCATGATTCAGGGTGGCGGACTGACCCCCGAGATGGAGGAAAAACCGACGGGACCGCCGATTGCGAATGAAGCGCGCAACAAACTGAAAAACACCACGGGCAGCATCGCCATGGCCCGCACCGAAGAAATTGACAGTGCCCGCGCCCAGTTTTTCATCAATACCGAGAACAACCGCGACCTGAACCATGGCGGACTCAACCCGCAGGTCTATGGCTACGCCGTGTTCGGGCAGGTCGTGGATGGCATGGATGTGGTTTATGAAATCGAAAGGGTCGCTACCGGTGCCTCAGCGGGGTTTGAAAACGTCCCCCTGGAACCGGTCGTGATCAGCAAGGTCACCGTCATCGATTGA
- a CDS encoding nitrous oxide-stimulated promoter family protein, whose translation MSRHRLAREQRTLAYMLRIYCRSHHGTEQQLCPACREVLEYASGRLQQCPFGANKPSCSACPNNCHAPSQRDSLRMVMRFAGPRMLWHHPVLALRHLWDSKVLPLLRRP comes from the coding sequence ATGTCCAGACATCGCCTCGCGCGGGAACAACGCACCCTGGCATACATGCTGCGCATCTATTGCCGGTCCCACCACGGCACCGAACAACAACTATGCCCTGCTTGTCGGGAAGTGCTGGAGTACGCCAGCGGCAGATTGCAACAATGCCCTTTCGGCGCGAACAAACCGTCGTGCAGCGCCTGTCCGAACAACTGCCATGCACCGTCACAGCGGGACTCTCTCCGCATGGTCATGCGATTTGCCGGGCCACGTATGTTATGGCATCATCCCGTGCTGGCCTTACGGCATCTTTGGGACAGCAAAGTCCTCCCGCTCTTGCGCCGGCCCTAA
- a CDS encoding Rho termination factor N-terminal domain-containing protein, which yields MHINEVRARAKALGLSGVGKMRRADIIIQIQQAENHTPCFGSAQRENCPHEDCCWREDCFRL from the coding sequence ATGCATATCAATGAAGTGCGCGCGCGGGCCAAAGCCCTGGGTCTCAGTGGTGTCGGTAAAATGCGCCGGGCGGATATCATCATTCAAATCCAGCAGGCCGAAAACCATACGCCCTGTTTCGGTTCAGCACAGCGGGAAAACTGCCCGCATGAGGATTGTTGCTGGCGCGAGGATTGTTTTCGGCTCTGA
- a CDS encoding isocitrate/isopropylmalate family dehydrogenase has translation MTPTITVLEGDQTGQELLEEALRILDPAVTGVTVTFKHFDLSLDNRRATKNKVVYEAAESMKSTGLGLKAATITPAIKGDVGSPNAILRDQVDGTVIVRTGRRIPGIRPSGGAYAPISVVRMAVGGSYGAQESRQGTGLDEVASRTESITRRNCHAVAEFAFRHAQKLGVKVFGGPKFTVSPVYEGMLKEEMDAAAERFPDVVYEPQLIDATYALLLTNGGDGMVIPSLNRDGDCLSDFVLQMFGSIAGAESLLLSFDESWTPAVVMAEAPHGTAPSLQGKNIANPMAMILAGGALLRYINHPDARRAARAISESVFEAVQQGFSTPDLGGSCTTTEFTDEVIRRVASKLEVWQTLGS, from the coding sequence ATGACACCGACAATAACTGTTCTGGAAGGCGATCAGACCGGCCAGGAACTGCTTGAAGAAGCTTTACGCATTCTGGATCCAGCGGTCACCGGAGTGACCGTTACGTTCAAGCACTTCGATCTCAGTCTGGACAACCGTCGCGCAACAAAAAACAAAGTCGTATACGAAGCTGCCGAGTCCATGAAATCCACCGGGCTGGGGCTTAAAGCCGCCACCATTACGCCCGCCATCAAAGGCGATGTCGGCAGCCCGAATGCCATTCTTCGCGATCAGGTCGATGGCACGGTCATCGTCCGCACCGGTCGGCGCATTCCCGGAATCCGCCCCTCCGGCGGTGCTTACGCGCCGATTTCGGTGGTCCGCATGGCCGTCGGAGGCTCTTACGGCGCCCAGGAATCCCGCCAAGGAACCGGTTTGGATGAAGTCGCTTCCCGCACCGAATCGATCACCCGTCGCAACTGCCATGCCGTCGCCGAATTTGCCTTCCGCCATGCTCAGAAACTTGGCGTCAAGGTTTTCGGCGGGCCTAAATTCACGGTCAGTCCGGTTTACGAGGGCATGCTCAAAGAGGAGATGGATGCTGCCGCCGAACGTTTTCCCGACGTGGTCTACGAGCCGCAGCTTATCGACGCCACCTATGCCTTGCTGTTGACCAACGGTGGCGACGGCATGGTGATACCGTCCCTGAACCGGGACGGCGACTGCCTGAGCGATTTCGTACTGCAGATGTTCGGTTCCATCGCCGGCGCCGAGTCCCTGCTGCTATCGTTCGATGAGTCCTGGACCCCCGCGGTAGTGATGGCGGAAGCCCCTCACGGTACGGCCCCATCACTGCAGGGGAAAAATATCGCCAACCCGATGGCCATGATTCTGGCCGGCGGGGCGCTGTTGCGATACATCAACCATCCTGACGCTCGCCGCGCTGCCAGAGCCATTTCCGAGAGCGTTTTTGAAGCCGTGCAGCAGGGCTTCAGTACTCCCGACCTGGGAGGAAGTTGTACGACCACCGAATTCACCGACGAGGTCATTCGGCGAGTCGCGTCCAAACTGGAAGTGTGGCAAACTCTGGGTAGTTAA
- a CDS encoding RNA methyltransferase, whose product MSKRIRVILVEPQSPGNIGMVARAMGNFGVSELRLVNPCTYLHPEARKFAVRAAPLLGKARVFPDLASALADLPMSVAATRRAGKLRGELLDVADAARLAAGLPAVEGVGLVFGREDAGLTSDEVSGLFQSSFYRTLPDTGDSRVSTEPKPCFIWAKVQAGC is encoded by the coding sequence ATGTCAAAACGGATCCGTGTCATCCTTGTTGAGCCGCAGAGTCCCGGAAATATCGGTATGGTGGCTCGGGCCATGGGCAATTTCGGTGTCAGCGAACTGCGCCTGGTCAATCCCTGTACCTATTTGCATCCCGAAGCGCGCAAGTTCGCCGTGCGTGCCGCACCGCTGCTCGGTAAGGCACGCGTGTTTCCCGACCTGGCTTCGGCACTGGCGGATTTGCCCATGTCGGTGGCCGCTACCCGCCGCGCTGGAAAACTACGTGGAGAGCTGCTTGATGTGGCCGATGCTGCCAGGCTGGCAGCCGGGTTGCCTGCTGTTGAGGGTGTCGGCCTGGTCTTCGGACGTGAAGATGCGGGTTTGACCAGCGATGAAGTGTCTGGTTTATTCCAGTCAAGTTTTTATCGCACCTTGCCCGACACTGGTGATTCGAGGGTCTCGACAGAGCCCAAACCTTGCTTTATCTGGGCTAAGGTGCAAGCGGGGTGCTAG
- a CDS encoding IS110 family transposase, whose product MKKIQTKKLKSVNSNTLLATVDIGKNVLSGYARCPDRSEVKPFDFSNNLKGFSRFWNILIRTQRAYGLEQIILGFESTGAYAEPLMHFLKNKPVHLVQVNPMHTKRVKELCGNSPNKTDQKDPKVIADIIELGHGLTVIIPQGAAAELRRLTQARERAVKRRTALFNQLHDLVFISFPEFLQVMKDIKSKSAQYLLRHHPGPEDVMALGLESLAQVLKRISCGKLKLAKAQALFEAARSSVGIREGRLGLGLEIQAMLEAIEVCERFVKQLEAEMARHLEEIPYSRLLLSMKGIGPITVAGLIGEVADFTHFETQKELLKYAGLDLFEISSGKHRGQRRISKRGRPLLRKLLFFAALNTVRKGGIMHEPYQGHLQKGMPRIKALIAIARKLLGIMLALVRTQREYSHQQTQLAQAA is encoded by the coding sequence ATGAAGAAGATTCAAACAAAAAAGCTTAAATCCGTCAACAGTAACACCCTTTTGGCTACGGTCGACATTGGAAAGAACGTTCTTTCCGGATACGCCCGCTGTCCTGATCGAAGCGAAGTGAAACCGTTTGATTTTTCCAACAATCTTAAAGGTTTTTCCCGCTTCTGGAACATCCTGATTCGAACGCAGAGGGCTTACGGTCTGGAGCAAATTATTCTCGGCTTCGAATCCACCGGAGCATATGCCGAACCACTGATGCATTTTCTCAAAAACAAGCCGGTGCACCTGGTGCAGGTCAATCCGATGCATACCAAGAGGGTGAAGGAACTTTGCGGCAATTCGCCGAACAAGACGGACCAGAAGGATCCGAAGGTGATCGCCGACATTATTGAGCTGGGCCATGGACTGACCGTGATAATTCCACAGGGAGCGGCAGCGGAACTACGACGGCTCACCCAGGCTCGGGAGAGAGCGGTCAAGCGGCGTACCGCACTGTTCAATCAGCTTCACGACCTGGTGTTTATCAGTTTCCCCGAATTCCTCCAGGTCATGAAGGACATCAAGAGCAAAAGCGCCCAATACCTTCTGCGGCATCACCCGGGACCTGAAGACGTTATGGCCCTGGGCCTAGAGTCCTTGGCCCAAGTTCTGAAACGTATCAGCTGCGGCAAGCTGAAACTGGCGAAAGCCCAGGCGCTTTTCGAGGCCGCCAGAAGTTCTGTCGGCATTCGCGAGGGACGCCTCGGCCTTGGTCTGGAGATTCAGGCAATGCTCGAAGCGATCGAGGTCTGTGAGCGCTTCGTGAAGCAACTGGAAGCCGAGATGGCTCGGCATCTTGAAGAGATTCCTTATAGCCGCCTGCTTCTGTCCATGAAAGGCATCGGCCCGATCACCGTGGCAGGACTGATTGGCGAAGTTGCTGACTTTACGCATTTCGAAACTCAGAAAGAGTTACTCAAGTATGCCGGATTGGACCTTTTCGAAATCAGCTCCGGCAAGCACCGAGGACAGCGGCGCATCTCTAAGCGAGGCCGGCCGCTACTGCGTAAACTGCTCTTTTTCGCGGCCCTCAACACAGTTCGCAAGGGCGGCATCATGCATGAGCCTTACCAGGGGCATCTTCAAAAGGGCATGCCCCGTATCAAGGCCCTGATTGCCATCGCCCGCAAGCTGCTTGGTATCATGCTGGCCCTGGTGCGTACTCAGAGGGAATATAGCCATCAGCAGACGCAACTAGCGCAGGCGGCATAA
- a CDS encoding carbon-nitrogen hydrolase family protein, translating to MKPSDQEILRIAFLHLAPVAGDVGGNRNLLIKGMEAAAKLGAQWVLTPELCICGYSFADAIGTGWIEPQPDPWMAQLCQKAAALHMTLFLGQPEREPQSGVLFNSVFAVSEGRVVGRHRKINALRKGAEAWSTPGTRATPFPVPPVGKVGLMICGDAFSPDIALGLKDQGARMLISSAAWAPGFHGPAGEWERCTRDTGLPLLVCNRSGADRNLDFRKAQSIVAKDGRRIWSFSAPSSTVIVMDWNLATANLASRTCQRVAL from the coding sequence ATGAAACCATCAGATCAGGAGATTCTTCGCATCGCCTTTTTACACCTTGCTCCTGTTGCCGGCGATGTCGGCGGCAATCGAAACCTGCTGATAAAAGGCATGGAGGCGGCCGCAAAACTCGGGGCGCAATGGGTGCTTACCCCGGAACTCTGCATTTGCGGCTACTCCTTTGCCGACGCTATCGGCACAGGGTGGATCGAACCGCAGCCGGACCCATGGATGGCTCAACTCTGTCAAAAGGCGGCGGCGTTGCACATGACGCTTTTCCTGGGGCAGCCGGAACGGGAGCCCCAATCGGGAGTCCTTTTCAATTCGGTATTCGCCGTCAGCGAAGGCAGGGTCGTTGGCCGGCACCGCAAAATCAATGCGCTGCGCAAGGGAGCTGAAGCCTGGTCAACTCCCGGAACCCGAGCCACGCCTTTTCCGGTGCCGCCCGTCGGCAAAGTGGGTCTCATGATCTGCGGCGATGCCTTTTCCCCGGACATCGCCTTGGGGCTCAAAGATCAGGGCGCCCGTATGCTTATATCCAGTGCCGCCTGGGCGCCCGGCTTTCATGGTCCCGCCGGGGAGTGGGAACGCTGTACGCGGGATACCGGTCTGCCGCTGTTGGTATGCAATCGCTCGGGGGCCGATCGCAATCTGGACTTCCGCAAAGCCCAAAGCATCGTGGCGAAGGATGGCCGGCGCATATGGAGCTTCAGTGCACCGAGCTCCACGGTGATCGTCATGGACTGGAACCTGGCTACTGCAAACCTGGCATCGAGGACGTGCCAAAGGGTCGCCTTGTAA
- a CDS encoding diguanylate cyclase codes for MKKILVAEDSGFFGRMLKKKLEAETGAQVCWAQTMQEACQFIEQNPDGFAAGIVNFNLPDAPAGEIVTKLGERNIPVIVFTSVVNKQIRDRIWEKKVVDYVYKEGAQSLDYLVSLLHRLERNRKITVMVVDDSAMQREVMADLLRVHRYQVLEAGDGNEALELMARHPDVKLVVSDFHMPQMDGFELTQNLRKTHSREELAIIGISALGDNVMAARFLKCGANDFIIKQNFLTEEFYCRVSQSIENLENIEAIRKAAITDFLTGVSNRRFLFDHGERIYNQLGGSDKNLCCAMLDIDHFKKVNDTFGHHAGDMTLKRVANLLQDKLPESSVLARIGGEEFCALVPGSKEDVVRLFERIRCAIAELPVSLAPDNETVHITVSIGVCSEPGRNLLDMLSRADAYLYQAKKEGRDRVIS; via the coding sequence GTGAAAAAAATTTTGGTTGCTGAGGATTCCGGCTTTTTTGGACGTATGCTGAAAAAAAAGCTGGAGGCGGAAACGGGTGCGCAGGTTTGCTGGGCCCAAACGATGCAGGAAGCTTGTCAATTTATTGAACAAAATCCTGACGGCTTTGCCGCCGGTATCGTGAATTTCAACCTTCCGGACGCACCGGCCGGAGAGATTGTCACCAAACTGGGTGAGCGCAATATTCCGGTGATCGTTTTTACCAGCGTCGTCAATAAGCAGATCCGCGATCGCATCTGGGAAAAGAAGGTCGTGGATTACGTGTATAAGGAAGGCGCCCAGAGTCTCGATTACCTCGTTTCGCTGCTCCATCGACTGGAGCGCAACCGTAAAATTACGGTCATGGTCGTGGACGATTCCGCCATGCAGCGCGAGGTTATGGCCGACCTGCTGCGGGTGCACCGCTACCAGGTGCTGGAAGCGGGGGATGGCAACGAAGCTCTGGAGTTGATGGCCAGGCATCCGGATGTCAAACTGGTTGTCAGCGATTTCCACATGCCGCAAATGGACGGGTTCGAACTGACCCAGAATCTTCGCAAAACCCATTCTCGTGAAGAGTTGGCCATTATCGGGATTTCCGCTTTGGGCGACAATGTCATGGCGGCCCGTTTTCTCAAGTGCGGCGCCAACGATTTTATCATCAAGCAGAATTTCCTGACCGAGGAGTTTTACTGTCGCGTTTCTCAGAGCATCGAAAATCTGGAAAATATCGAGGCGATTCGCAAGGCGGCTATCACCGATTTTCTCACCGGCGTATCCAACCGGCGGTTTCTGTTCGATCATGGCGAACGTATCTACAACCAGCTGGGCGGTTCGGATAAAAACCTCTGTTGCGCCATGCTCGATATCGATCATTTCAAGAAAGTGAACGATACTTTCGGTCATCATGCCGGGGATATGACTTTGAAGCGGGTCGCCAATCTGCTGCAGGATAAACTGCCGGAATCGAGTGTCCTGGCGCGCATCGGGGGGGAAGAGTTTTGTGCTCTGGTTCCGGGCAGCAAAGAGGACGTGGTGCGGTTGTTCGAGCGTATCCGCTGCGCCATAGCCGAATTGCCGGTTTCGCTGGCTCCCGATAACGAGACGGTGCATATTACGGTCAGTATCGGGGTCTGCTCCGAGCCGGGCCGAAACCTTCTCGACATGCTCAGCCGCGCCGATGCGTATCTGTATCAGGCCAAAAAGGAAGGCCGGGATCGGGTCATATCCTGA